Genomic DNA from Sediminispirochaeta bajacaliforniensis DSM 16054:
ATGTCGGACAGGAACTCAAAGATATGGGTAAGTTTGATATGCTTAACAAAGCGGTTGTTGACTTTCTTACCGATTCTGATGATGGAAACATGTATCTTCTTCCCCAGGGGTTGTACTGCGAATTCTTTTTTTACAGAAAGGACATCTTTGAGCAATATGGACTTGAAATACCCAAAACATGGAGTGATTTTACCAAGGTTTGTGAAGTCCTTAAAGAAAAGAACATCACACCCGTAGTTGTTGGAGGCAAAGATAATTGGCAATTGATGAGATATTTGTCATTTATTCCATGGCGTGTAACACATGATGGTTTCATTTATGACTACATCGAAGGTTCTGATAGTTTTATGCAGAATGCCTATGCGCATGCAGGGGTTGAACTCCTGCATGATATGGGTACAAAAGGATATTTCCAGATTGGATTCACCAGTACAAACTATTCAGATTCCGTAAATCTCTTCTTTGGTGGTACAGGTGCCATGTATTATGCTGGAACGGGAATGATCTCCAATGCATCTGAGATGTTTGCCGATGGGAAACTGGGAATCTTCCCTGTCCCGGATATGCAGGGGGTTGAGAACATAAGTACCAATGTGCCTATTCATGCTGGTTTCGGATTTGGTTTCAATGCTGAGACCTATGATGATACGATGAAAGAATTTCTCTCGTTTGCAATGGATAACTTTTCAAAGGCCTGTTATGATGCCGGGATTTTTTCTCCCCTGAAGGATGAAGTGCCGGAGGGGCTTGATCCGTTGTTCTATGAAATCAAATCACTATTTGATGATGCAAAACAGAGTTGGGTCTCGTGGGACGACAAACTGGATTCTGCAACATTGACATCCATGGGTGATGAGCAGCAAGAGCTGGCACTGGGAATGATCAGCCCAAAACAGTTTGAAAGTGACATGGATAACGTTATAGAAGCAAATAGATAATAGGATTTGTCTGCCGACAACTTGTCGGCAGACATCCAGGAACGATCACAATGGATAAAACTTTTAATAAGCTATCAATTATATGCATGTTTGTGTTACCGGCTTTCGTAGTGTTTTCGTTGATCGTCATGTTTTCTATCGTCTGGGTATTTATTATAGGGTTTACCGATTGGAATGGATTTTCCCAGATGAACTTTATTGGCCTTAAAAATTATGTCGACATGTTTACTGCGGACAGAAACTATTGGGGGATAGTTACAAATACCCTGGTTTACACAATATACGAACTATTTCTTCAAGTGGGTGGTGGCCTTTTGGTTGCCATCTTTTTGACCAGAATAACCAGGGGACGGGCGGGTTTACAGACGCTGTATTACATTCCCGTAATAGTTTCCACTGTGGCATTATGCCAGATATTCACCATGCTGTTGTCTGTGACCCCTCCCGGTGTCGTGAATTCTCTTCTTGGCTTGTTCAATTCCGACTTTCTTTATGAAGAATGGATATCCAATCCAACCAGGTCTTTGGCTGTTGCGGCTTTCGTCGAAGGATATAAGTACTTTGGTCTGTATATGGTCATCTTTTATGCAGCTCTGATAGCAGTGCCAAAAGAACTTACCGAAGCCGCTATAATCGACGGTGCTTCGGCATTCAGGCAATATGCGCAGGTAAAGCTGCCGTATATTATGCCGGTT
This window encodes:
- a CDS encoding carbohydrate ABC transporter permease, whose product is MFVLPAFVVFSLIVMFSIVWVFIIGFTDWNGFSQMNFIGLKNYVDMFTADRNYWGIVTNTLVYTIYELFLQVGGGLLVAIFLTRITRGRAGLQTLYYIPVIVSTVALCQIFTMLLSVTPPGVVNSLLGLFNSDFLYEEWISNPTRSLAVAAFVEGYKYFGLYMVIFYAALIAVPKELTEAAIIDGASAFRQYAQVKLPYIMPVIISNFILVLNGSMRSFDVSFLLTKGGPGNSSQLLAPYMYKQAFSSMKYGYGSAVSMTIIILCVGIGLLLQKYLLGRAEEY
- a CDS encoding ABC transporter substrate-binding protein, which encodes MTSIVFAEGAKETSQRKNSDRKTISVLLRSSESGEPYRVWQPLFDEFAEKHNLKVEYELIPNDADYANKLQLYISSNQLPDFYGCANGTFSKAALSSGQLVNVGQELKDMGKFDMLNKAVVDFLTDSDDGNMYLLPQGLYCEFFFYRKDIFEQYGLEIPKTWSDFTKVCEVLKEKNITPVVVGGKDNWQLMRYLSFIPWRVTHDGFIYDYIEGSDSFMQNAYAHAGVELLHDMGTKGYFQIGFTSTNYSDSVNLFFGGTGAMYYAGTGMISNASEMFADGKLGIFPVPDMQGVENISTNVPIHAGFGFGFNAETYDDTMKEFLSFAMDNFSKACYDAGIFSPLKDEVPEGLDPLFYEIKSLFDDAKQSWVSWDDKLDSATLTSMGDEQQELALGMISPKQFESDMDNVIEANR